Proteins from a genomic interval of Acanthopagrus latus isolate v.2019 chromosome 7, fAcaLat1.1, whole genome shotgun sequence:
- the LOC119022675 gene encoding solute carrier family 25 member 45 isoform X2: protein MSVCTGENLISPSDGTTCITFSQERLEEDTKCSGSAGVAVGHPIDTVKVRLQAQSVYKGMFHCVAKTYSHEGLRGFFKGMAFPVMTTGLVNSVVFGSYSNALDYLTQSQRSDRSQVKPATAAQIFTAGCFSGLVQVFVCAPIDLVKVRLQGQTSAERYRGSIHCVGVILREEGPRGLYRGGLALALRDVPCYGLYFLPYEVTRKALTETGKEPGTFAILMAGGMAGVITWAFATPMDVVKARLQMSGAGGRVYTGFIHCMRVSVREEGVRVFFKGLLLNGLRAFPVNAVTFLSYERLMRLFCPPAT from the exons atgtcagtcTGCACGGGCGAAAACCTGATATCACCTTCAGATGGGACAACTTGCATCACATTTTCTCAAGAGCGACTTGAAGAGGACACCAAATGTAGTG GTTCAGCGGGAGTGGCAGTTGGACATCCAATAGACACTGTGAAG GTGCGTCTGCAGGCCCAGTCTGTGTATAAAGGGATGTTTCACTGTGTTGCTAAAACATACTCTCATGAAGGG CTCCGTGGATTCTTCAAGGGCATGGCGTTTCCAGTGATGACTACAGGCCTCGTCAATTCCGTTGTCTTTGGCAGTTACAGTAATGCTTTAGATTACCTCACGCAGTCTCAGCGCAGTGACAGAAGTCAAGTCAAACCAGCCACTGCTGCACAGATCTTCACGGCCGGCTGCTTCTCAGGCCTGGTGCAG GTGTTTGTATGTGCACCCATTGACCTGGTGAAGGTGCGTCTGCAGGGTCAAACATCAGCTGAGCGATACCGTGGATCCATTCACTGTGTTGGTGTCATCCTGAGGGAGGAGGGACCCAGGGGTCTGTACCGAGGAGGGCTGGCCCTCGCCCTGAGGGACGTACCCTGCTATGGACTCTACTTCCTGCCTTACGAGGTCACTCGAAAGGCTCTGACTGAGACTGGCAAAGAGCCAG GTACATTTGCAATATTGATGGCTGGTGGCATGGCAGGTGTGATCACCTGGGCCTTCGCTACCCCCATGGATGTTGTGAAAGCTCGGCTGCAGATGTCAGGGGCCGGCGGCCGAGTGTACACCGGCTTCATCCACTGCATGAGAGTGAGcgtcagagaggagggagtgagggtCTTTTTCAAAGGCCTCCTACTGAACGGTCTGAGGGCCTTCCCCGTCAACGCCGTCACCTTCCTCAGCTACGAGAGACTGATGAGGCTCTTCTGTCCACCGGCGACATGA
- the mad2l2 gene encoding mitotic spindle assembly checkpoint protein MAD2B, translated as MTTLTRQDLNFGQVVADILCEFLEVAIHLILYVREVYPSGIFQKRKKYNVPVQMSCHPELNQYIQDTLHCVKPLIEKNDAEKVVVVIMDKEHHPVERFVFEISQPTLLSISSDTLLTHVEQLLRAFILKISVCDAVLNNNPPGCSFTVLVHTRDAATRNMEKVQVIKDFPWIVADEQEVHMQEPRLIPLKTMTSDIVKMQLYVEERAQKT; from the exons ATGACAACTCTGACAAGGCAAGACCTCAATTTTGGACAAG TCGTTGCTGACATCCTGTGCGAGTTCCTGGAGGTCGCTATTCATCTCATCCTGTATGTCCGTGAAGTTTATCCCTCTGGAATatttcagaagagaaagaaatataaTGTACCTGTGCAG aTGTCATGTCACCCAGAGCTGAATCAGTATATCCAAGATACACTTCACTGTGTTAAGCCACTTATTGAGAAG aaTGATGCAGAGAAGGTGGTCGTTGTCATCATGGACAAAGAGCATCATCCAGTGGAGAGATTTGTGTTTGAGATTTCCCAACCAACACTGCTGTCTATCAG CTCAGACACATTACTGACACatgtggagcagctgctgagggCATTCATCCTgaagatcagtgtgtgtgatgctgttttaaATAACAACCCACCAG gtTGTTCCTTTACAGTCCTAGTACACACCAGAGATGCCGCTACACGCAACATGGAGAAGGTTCAAGTCATCAAG GATTTTCCGTGGATAGTTGCTGATGAGCAGGAGGTCCACATGCAGGAGCCAAGATTGATCCCACTAAAGACAATGACATCTGACATAGTAAAA ATGCAGCTCTACGTGGAAGAGAGAGCCCAGAAAACG
- the LOC119022675 gene encoding solute carrier family 25 member 45 isoform X1 — MNSDLQELAQDVSNDWKRGINGCGAVQAMPFLDFVAGSISGAVGIAVGHPVDTVKVRLQAQSVYKGIFHCVAKTYSHEGLRGFFKGMAFPVMTTGLANSVVFGSYSNALDYLTQSQRSDRSQGKPATAAQIFTAGCFSGLVQVFVCAPIDLVKVRLQGQTSAERYRGSIHCVGVILREEGPRGLYRGGLALALRDVPCYGLYFLPYEVTRKALTETGKEPGTFAILMAGGMAGVITWAFATPMDVVKARLQMSGAGGRVYTGFIHCMRVSVREEGVRVFFKGLLLNGLRAFPVNAVTFLSYERLMRLFCPPAT; from the exons ATGAATAGCGACCTCCAGGAACTCGCACAGGATGTCAGCAACGACTGGAAAAGAGGAATTAACG GTTGTGGAGCTGTGCAAGCCATGCCTTTTTTGGACTTTGTAGCTGGAAGCATTtcag GTGCAGTGGGAATTGCAGTTGGACATCCAGTAGACACCGTGAAG GTGCGTCTGCAGGCCCAGTCTGTGTATAAAGGGATATTTCACTGTGTTGCTAAAACATACTCTCATGAAGGG CTCCGTGGATTCTTCAAGGGCATGGCGTTTCCAGTGATGACTACAGGCCTCGCCAATTCCGTTGTCTTTGGCAGTTACAGTAATGCTTTAGATTACCTCACGCAGTCTCAGCGCAGTGACAGAAGTCAAGGCAAACCAGCCACTGCTGCACAGATCTTCACAGCCGGCTGCTTCTCAGGCCTGGTGCAG GTGTTTGTATGTGCACCCATTGACCTGGTGAAGGTGCGTCTGCAGGGTCAAACATCAGCTGAGCGATACCGTGGATCCATTCACTGTGTTGGTGTCATCCTGAGGGAGGAGGGACCCAGGGGTCTGTACCGAGGAGGGCTGGCCCTCGCCCTGAGGGACGTACCCTGCTATGGACTCTACTTCCTGCCTTACGAGGTCACTCGAAAGGCTCTGACTGAGACTGGCAAAGAGCCAG GTACATTTGCAATATTGATGGCTGGTGGCATGGCAGGTGTGATCACCTGGGCCTTCGCTACCCCCATGGATGTTGTGAAAGCTCGGCTGCAGATGTCAGGGGCCGGCGGCCGAGTGTACACCGGCTTCATCCACTGCATGAGAGTGAGcgtcagagaggagggagtgagggtCTTTTTCAAAGGCCTCCTACTGAACGGTCTGAGGGCCTTCCCCGTCAACGCCGTCACCTTCCTCAGCTACGAGAGACTGATGAGGCTCTTCTGTCCACCGGCGACATGA
- the LOC119022675 gene encoding solute carrier family 25 member 45 isoform X3, which translates to MPFLEFIAGSISGSAGVAVGHPIDTVKVRLQAQSVYKGMFHCVAKTYSHEGLRGFFKGMAFPVMTTGLVNSVVFGSYSNALDYLTQSQRSDRSQVKPATAAQIFTAGCFSGLVQVFVCAPIDLVKVRLQGQTSAERYRGSIHCVGVILREEGPRGLYRGGLALALRDVPCYGLYFLPYEVTRKALTETGKEPGTFAILMAGGMAGVITWAFATPMDVVKARLQMSGAGGRVYTGFIHCMRVSVREEGVRVFFKGLLLNGLRAFPVNAVTFLSYERLMRLFCPPAT; encoded by the exons ATGCCTTTTTTGGAATTCATAGCTGGAAGCATTTCAG GTTCAGCGGGAGTGGCAGTTGGACATCCAATAGACACTGTGAAG GTGCGTCTGCAGGCCCAGTCTGTGTATAAAGGGATGTTTCACTGTGTTGCTAAAACATACTCTCATGAAGGG CTCCGTGGATTCTTCAAGGGCATGGCGTTTCCAGTGATGACTACAGGCCTCGTCAATTCCGTTGTCTTTGGCAGTTACAGTAATGCTTTAGATTACCTCACGCAGTCTCAGCGCAGTGACAGAAGTCAAGTCAAACCAGCCACTGCTGCACAGATCTTCACGGCCGGCTGCTTCTCAGGCCTGGTGCAG GTGTTTGTATGTGCACCCATTGACCTGGTGAAGGTGCGTCTGCAGGGTCAAACATCAGCTGAGCGATACCGTGGATCCATTCACTGTGTTGGTGTCATCCTGAGGGAGGAGGGACCCAGGGGTCTGTACCGAGGAGGGCTGGCCCTCGCCCTGAGGGACGTACCCTGCTATGGACTCTACTTCCTGCCTTACGAGGTCACTCGAAAGGCTCTGACTGAGACTGGCAAAGAGCCAG GTACATTTGCAATATTGATGGCTGGTGGCATGGCAGGTGTGATCACCTGGGCCTTCGCTACCCCCATGGATGTTGTGAAAGCTCGGCTGCAGATGTCAGGGGCCGGCGGCCGAGTGTACACCGGCTTCATCCACTGCATGAGAGTGAGcgtcagagaggagggagtgagggtCTTTTTCAAAGGCCTCCTACTGAACGGTCTGAGGGCCTTCCCCGTCAACGCCGTCACCTTCCTCAGCTACGAGAGACTGATGAGGCTCTTCTGTCCACCGGCGACATGA
- the LOC119022674 gene encoding solute carrier family 35 member E2A-like produces the protein MPGGRHSARHSMWRLLSPFATRQERVVLARSESLPGEQVLKITVTETTVIEAESGVWNWRSMTYLGLWYFFSFCTLFLNKYILSLLEGEPSMLGAIQMLSTTVIGCIKMFVPCCLYQHKSRTEYPPNFIMIMLFVGLMRFITVVLGLVSLKNVAVSFAETVKSSAPIFTVIMSRLILGEYTGLWVNLALFPVMGGLALCTATEISFNMLGFSAALSTNIMDCLQNVFSKKLLSGDTYRFSPPELQFYTSAAAVIMLIPAWVFLLDLPVIGQSGRSFIFSQDMILLLLFDGALFHLQSVTAYALMGRISPVTFSVASTVKHALSVWLSIIVFSNEITILSAFGTVLVFIGVFLYNKARQMQRRSLQAMAAEQNHKPLLQDQDFQSSQSH, from the exons ATGCCAGGCGGCAGGCACTCTGCCAGGCACTCGATGTGGCGCCTCCTGTCGCCGTTCGCCACCCGCCAGGAGCGAGTGGTGCTGGCCCGTAGCGAGAGCCTGCCAGGGGAGCAGGTGCTGAAGATCACGGTTACAGAGACGACGGTTATCGAGGCAGAGTCGGGGGTGTGGAACTGGCGCTCCATGACCTACCTGGGCTTGTGGTACTTCTTCAGTTTCTGCACCCTGTTCCTCAACAAGTACATCCTGTCGCTGCTGGAGGGGGAGCCCAGCAtgctgg GTGCAATTCAGATGCTCTCCACCACCGTCATAGGCTGCATAAAGATGTTTGTGCCCTGTTGTCTGTACCAGCACAAGTCCAGAACCGAATATCCGCCCAACTTCATCATGATCATGCTGTTTGTTGGACTCATGAG GTTCATAACCGTGGTGCTGGGCTTGGTGAGCCTGAAGAATGTGGCGGTGTCTTTTGCAGAAACGGTGAAGAGCTCAGCGCCCATCTTCACCGTCATCATGTCCAGGCTGATCCTCGGAGAGTACACAG GGCTATGGGTGAACCTGGCCCTGTTCCCGGTTATGGGTGGCCTGGCTCTCTGCACAGCTACGGAGATCAGCTTCAACATGCTCGGCTTCTCGGCCGCTCTGTCCACCAACATCATGGACTG TTTACAGAACGTATTCTCCAAAAAACTGCTAAGTGGAGACACATACCGCTTTAG ccCTCCTGAACTGCAGTTTTATACgagtgcagcagcagtcatCATGCTTATCCCTGCATGGGTGTTCCTCCTG GACCTCCCGGTGATCGGGCAGAGTGGGCGGAGCTTCATCTTCAGTCAAGACATGATCCTGTTGCTGCTTTTCGACGGCGCCCTGTTCCACCTGCAGAGTGTCACTGCGTACGCTCTGATGGGACGGATTTCTCCCGTTACCTTCAG TGTTGCCAGTACTGTCAAACACGCCCTGTCGGTGTGGCTGAGCATCATTGTCTTCAGCAATGAGATCACCATCCTCAGCGCCTTTGGCACAGTCCTTGTGTTCATCGGGGTCTTCTTGTACAACAAAGCCAGGCAGATGCAGAGGAGAAGCTTACAGGCCATGGCTGCTGAGCAGAACCACAAGCCACTACTCCAGGACCAGGACTTTCAGTCCTCTCAGTCTCACTGA